The following are from one region of the Hemibagrus wyckioides isolate EC202008001 linkage group LG24, SWU_Hwy_1.0, whole genome shotgun sequence genome:
- the rida gene encoding 2-iminobutanoate/2-iminopropanoate deaminase isoform X2 has translation MSAVIRRIINTAAAPAAIGPYSQAVVVDRTMYISGQLGMDTVSGQLVAGGVQAQAKQALINMGEILKAAGCGYGNVVKTTVLLADMNDFNNVNDVYKQFFSSNFPARAAYQVAALPRGGLVEIEAIAVLGPITDAS, from the exons ATGTCTGCAGTAATCCGGAGGATTATCAATACTGCCGCTGCTCCGGCTGCGATCGGACCTTACAG CCAGGCCGTGGTGGTGGATCGCACTATGTACATCTCGGGGCAGCTGGGAATGGACACAGTATCAGGTCAGTTAGTAGCAGGAGGTGTCCAGGCCCAGGCTAAACAG GCCCTGATTAACATGGGGGAGATTCTGAAAGCAGCTGGTTGTGGATATGGAAATG TTGTTAAGACCACTGTGCTCTTGGCAGACATGAATGACTTCAACAACGTCAATGATGTTTATAAGCAGT TCTTCAGCAGCAATTTCCCAGCTAGAGCTGCTTATCAAGTTGCTGCTCTGCCTCGA GGTGGCCTTGTTGAGATCGAGGCAATCGCCGTGTTGGGACCCATAACAGACGCATCCTGA
- the rida gene encoding 2-iminobutanoate/2-iminopropanoate deaminase isoform X1 produces the protein MDSIRRHIPYTSKAPVRQGIYSQAVVVDRTMYISGQLGMDTVSGQLVAGGVQAQAKQALINMGEILKAAGCGYGNVVKTTVLLADMNDFNNVNDVYKQFFSSNFPARAAYQVAALPRGGLVEIEAIAVLGPITDAS, from the exons ATGGATTCAATTAGAAGACATATACCTTATACATCCAAAGCCCCTGTTAgacagggcatatacag CCAGGCCGTGGTGGTGGATCGCACTATGTACATCTCGGGGCAGCTGGGAATGGACACAGTATCAGGTCAGTTAGTAGCAGGAGGTGTCCAGGCCCAGGCTAAACAG GCCCTGATTAACATGGGGGAGATTCTGAAAGCAGCTGGTTGTGGATATGGAAATG TTGTTAAGACCACTGTGCTCTTGGCAGACATGAATGACTTCAACAACGTCAATGATGTTTATAAGCAGT TCTTCAGCAGCAATTTCCCAGCTAGAGCTGCTTATCAAGTTGCTGCTCTGCCTCGA GGTGGCCTTGTTGAGATCGAGGCAATCGCCGTGTTGGGACCCATAACAGACGCATCCTGA
- the stk3 gene encoding serine/threonine-protein kinase 3: protein MEQPVPKNKLKKLSEDSLTKQPEEVFDVLEKLGEGSYGSVFKAIHKESGQVVAIKQVPVESDLQEIIKEISIMQQCDSPYVVKYYGSYFKNTDLWIVMEYCGAGSVSDIIRLRNKTLTEDEIATILKSTLKGLEYLHFMRKIHRDIKAGNILLNTEGHAKLADFGVAGQLTDTMAKRNTVIGTPFWMAPEVIQEIGYNCVADIWSLGITSIEMAEGKPPYADIHPMRAIFMIPTNPPPTFRKPELWSDDFTDFVKKCLVKNPEQRATATQLLQHPFITSAKPVTILRDLITEAMEMKAKRQQEQQRELEEEDDNSEEEVEVDSHTMVKSGSESAGTMRATGTMSDGAQTMIEHGSTMLESDLGTMVINSDEEDEDEDVGSMRRNPTVPQGQRPSFMDYFDKQDSNKAQESYNHNQQDPYHMPKTAFPDNWKVPQDGDFDFLKNLDFEELQMRLSALDPMMEREIEELRQRYTAKRQPILDAMDAKKRRQQNF, encoded by the exons ATGGAGCAGCCGGTGCCTAAAAA TAAACTGAAGAAGCTTAGTGAAGACAGTCTCACCAAGCAACCAGAAGAAGTCTTTGATGTCCTTGAAAAACTTGGTGAAGG GTCCTATGGAAGTGTATTCAAAGCAATCCATAAAGAATCAGGCCAAGTGGTGGCCATTAAACAGGTTCCTGTGGAGTCGGACCTGCAGGAGATCATCAAGGAGATCTCCATTATGCAACAATGTGACAG TCCCTATGTGGTTAAATACTATGGaagttattttaaaaacacagaCCTGTGGATTGTGATGGAGTACTGTGGCGCTGGCTCTGTATCTGATATCATCCGGTTACGTAACAAAACA CTCACAGAAGACGAGATTGCTACTATCCTAAAATCTACATTGAAAGGTCTTGAGTATCTGCACTTTATGAGAAAGATCCATAGAGACATCAAAGCTGGGAATATTCTTCTCAATACTGAGGGACATGCTAAACTGGCAGACTTCGGAGTGGCTGGACAGCTTACT GACACGATGGCTAAGAGGAACACTGTGATCGGCACACCGTTCTGGATGGCACCGGAGGTGATTCAGGAGATCGGGTATAATTGTGTGGCAGATATCTGGTCGCTGGGTATCACGTCTATAGAAATGGCAGAGGGCAAACCTCCTTACGCGGACATTCATccaatgaga GCGATTTTTATGATTCCAACGAATCCACCCCCAACATTCCGGAAACCCGAGCTGTGGAGTGACGATTTCACAGACtttgtaaagaaatgtttagTGAAGAACCCAGAGCAGAGAGCTACAGCTACTCAACTGTTACAG CATCCCTTTATAACGAGTGCTAAACCAGTGACCATTCTGAGGGACCTGATCACAGAAGCGATGGAGATGAAGGCAAAGAGACAACAGGAGCAGCAGCGTGAGCTGGAAGAGGAGGATGACAACTCG gaggAAGAGGTGGAAGTGGACTCTCACACCATGGTGAAGTCTGGCTCAGAAAGTGCCGGCACCATGAGAGCCACAGGCACTATGAGTGACGGCGCTCAGACCATGATCGAGCACGGCAGCACCATGCTGGAGTCAGACCTGGGCACCATGGTCATCAACAGCGACGAGGAAGACGAGGATGAAGATGTGGGCTCAATGAGAA gaaatCCAACCGTTCCACAAGGCCAACGTCCATCTTTCATGGATTACTTTGACAAGCAGGACtcaaacaaagcacaggagagtTATAATCACAACCAGCAGGACCCTTATCACATGCCCAAGACTGCTTTCCCAGACAACTGGAAAGTACCACAAGATGGAGACTTTGATTTT CTGAAAAACCTCGACTTTGAGGAGCTGCAGATGCGCCTCAGTGCTTTGGACCCCATGATGGAGCGGGAAATCGAGGAGCTGCGGCAGCGCTACACAGCTAAGAGGCAGCCCATTCTCGATGCCATGGATGCCAAGAAGCGCCGGCAACAAAACTTTTAA
- the rpl30 gene encoding 60S ribosomal protein L30 translates to MVAAKKTKKSLESINSRLQLVMKSGKYVLGYKQSQKMIRQGKAKLVILANNCPALRKSEIEYYAMLAKTGVHHYSGNNIELGTACGKYYRVCTLAIIDPGDSDIIRSMPDQQQGEK, encoded by the exons ATGGTGGCCGCAAAGAAAacg AAAAAGTCCTTGGAGTCCATCAACTCCAGACTGCAGCTGGTGATGAAGAGTGGGAAATATGTCCTGGGATACAAACAGTCACAGAAGATGATTCGCCAGGGCAAAGCCAAGCTGGTCATCCTGGCTAACAACTGCCCTGCTCTGAG GAAATCAGAAATCGAGTACTATGCCATGTTGGCCAAGACTGGTGTCCACCACTACAGTGGAAACAACATCGAGCTTGGCACAGCCTGTGGTAAATACTACAGGGTGTGCACGCTTGCCATCATTGACCCTG GCGATTCAGATATCATCAGAAGCATGCCTGACCAACAGCAGGGCGAGAAGTAG